In Deltaproteobacteria bacterium, the genomic stretch CGCGCTGCCGCTCTCCATGCTCCTCCTTCTCGCGCGGGTGCCACCCGATCGCGGTCGGGTAGAAGAGGACGCTCGCCCCCGCGAGGGCCGTCAGGCGCGCCCCCTCGGGGTACCACTGGTCCCAGCAGATGAGCGTGCCGATCCTTCCCACGCGGGTGTCGAAGGCGCGAAAGCCGAGGTCCCCCGGGGTGAAGTAGAACTTCTCGTGGAACGCCGGGTCGTCCGGGATGTGCATCTTCCGGTAGATCCCGGCGATCGTCCCGTCGGCGTCGATCACCGCGGCGCTGTTATGGCACACCCCCGGGGCGCGGCGCTCGAAAACCGGTGCGATCACGACGACGCCGGCATCCCGCGCCGCCGCGGAGAGGGCGTCCGTGGTCGGCCCCGGAAGCGGCTCCGCCAGGTCGAAGAAGGCCGTCTCTTCAGTCTGGCAGAAGTACCGGGAGCGGAACAGTTCAGGCAGGCACACCACCTGCGCCCCCCCGCGAGCCGCCTCGCGGACCCGGTCCACCCCCTTTTCGAGGTTCTCCCGCGGGTCCGTCCCCATCGCCATCTGGACGAGGGCGACCGCGAACTTCCCGGGCCCTTCCTTCCGGGCCGCGCTCATCCGGCGAGATCCAGGAACAGCCACGGCGTCGTCTTCTTCCACTCCCGCTCGTACCGGTCGATCTCCGCTGCGCTCGTGAGGGTCAGGGCGATCTCGTCCAACCCCTCGAGGAGACACGTTTTCGCGAAGGAGGCGACCCCGAATGCGTGAATGTCGCCGTTCGGGCCCGTAACCGTCTGCCCCTCCAGGTCCACCTCCACCTTGCCGCCCGGCGCGGCGAGCAGGGCGTCGATCAGCGAGCGCACCGCCGCCGCCGGGAGCGTCACCGGCAGCATCCCGTTCTTCAGGCAGTTGTTGTGAAAGATGTCGCTGAACGACGGGGCGATCACCGCGCGGAAACCGAAGTCCATCAATGCCCACACGGCATGCTCGCGGGAGGAGCCGCAGCCGAAGTTCTCCCCCGTCACCAACACCTTGCCGCCGCGGAACGAAGGCCGGTTCAGCGGGAAGTCGGGTTGCTCCTTCCCGTCCATGTCGTACCGCCAAGCGAAGAAGAGCCCCTCGCCCAATCCCGTGCGCTTGATCGTCTTGAGATACCGCGCGGGGATGATGGCGTCCGTGTCGACGTTTTTCCGGTCCAGGGGGACCCCCACCGTGCTCAAGGAAAGGAACTTCTCCCTCATCGCGCCACCTCTCGCACGTCCACGATGCGCCCGGCGATCGCCGCCGCGGCCGCCATCGGCGGGCTCATCAGGTGCGTCCGCCCGCCCGGCCCCTGCCGCCCCTCGAAGTTCCGGTTCGAGGTGGAGGCGCACCGTTCCCCGGGCCGAAGCTTGTCCGGGTTCATGCCGAGGCACATCGAGCACCCCGGGAGACGCCACTGGAAGCCGGCGTCGAGGAAGACCCGGTCCAACCCCTCCTCCTCCGCCTGCCGCTTCACCAGTCCCGACCCCGGTACGACCAGCGCCGTCACCCCGGGCGCAACCTTGCGCCCCTTCGCCACCGCGGCGGCAGCCCGCAGATCCTCGATCCGCGAGTTGGTGCAGGAGCCGATGAACACCTTGTCCACGGGGATGTCGGTCATCCGCGTCCCGGGGGAGAGCGCCATATACTCCAGCGCCCGCCGCATCCGGGCCCGCTCCCCGGGGTCCGCCTGATCCCCCGGATCCGGTACGGCGCCGCCGACGGGGAGGGCGTCCTGCGGGCTCGTCCCCCAGGTGACGTGCGGCTCGAGGGAATCCACCGCAAGCGCCACCTCGAGGTCCCATTTCGCATCAAGGTCGGACGGCAATCCTTTCCAGTACTCCACGGCGGCGTCCCGCAGTTCGGTCGGCGGCGCAAGCGGCCTCCCCGTAAGATACGCGAAGGTGATCTCGTCGGGGGCGATGAGGCCGAAGCGCGCCCCCGCCTCGATCGTCATGTTGCACACGGTCATCCGGCCCTCCATCGACATCCGGCGGACCGTCTCTCCCGAGAACTCGAGGGCGTACCCCGTCCCTCCGGCGGCGCCGATCTTCGCGATCACGGCGAGGATGATGTCCTTCGGGGTGACGAAGGAACCCAGCGTCCCGTTCACCGCGACGCGCATCTGGAGCGGCTTCTTCTGCCACAGCGCCTGGGTCGCCAGTACGTGCTCCACCTCGGAGGTGCCGATCCCGAAGGCGATGGCGCCGAACGCCCCGAGCGTGCCGGTGTGGGAATCGCCGCAGACGACCGTAATCCCCGGTTGGACGAGCCCCGACTCGGGACCGATGATGTGGACGATCCCCTGCCGCGGGTCGTCGATATCGAACAGGGCGATCCCCGCGCCGAGGGCGTTTTCCCGCAGGGCCTGGATCTGCTCGCGGCTCCCCCGGTCTTCGATCCGCACCGAGCGGTCCGGCGTGGTCGGCACGTTGTGGTCGGGCACGGCCAGCATCGCCCCGGGGCGGCGGACGGATCGGCCGGCGGCCGAAAGACCCGTGAACGCCTGGGGGCTCGTCACTTCGTGCACCAGGTGCCGGTCGATGTAGAGGAGGACGTCGTCCCCCCGCGCCTTCACGACGTGTCGGTCCCAGATCTTTTCGAACAGCGTCGGCATGGTTCTCCTTTCACCCGCGGCGAATATACCATTATATTGGTACGGTGCCGCCGATGGGACGAACCGGCGGCGATTCCTGTCGGCCGGCGCGGAGAGAGAGGGGGCGGAAATGAGCGAAGTTGTCCAGGTGGAGCGGAACGGGGGGGTCGCGACGATCCGGATGAACCGGCCGGAGCGGTTGAACGCCTACAACCCGGAGATGGGGAAGGCGCTGCTGTCGGCGGTTTCGGAAGCCTCGGTCGATCCGTCGGTCCGATGCGTCGTGCTCACCGGCGAGGGGAAAGCGTTCTCGGCGGGGGGCGACGTCGATTTCATGGCGGCGTTCCCGGAGGAAGGACACGCGAAGTTCCTCGATTTCACGATAGGTCTGCACGCGCTGATCGCATCGCTGCGGAAGGCGCCCAAGCCGGTGATCGCCGCGGTGAACGGGGTCGCCGCGGGAGCGGGGTTCTCGATGGCCCTCGCGTGCGACGTGGCCGTGGCCGCCTCGTCCGCCCGCTTCACGCTCGGGTACCAGAACATCGGGCTCTCCCCCGACGGCGGGATGACGTTCTTCCTTGCGCGGGCGCTGGGCACCCAGCGGGCGATGGAGATGACGCTCTTCTCGAAGATCCTCTCCGCTTCGCTGGCCGCGGCGGCGGGGTTGGTCCAGCAGGTGTTCCCCGACGCGGAATTCGCGGCGCA encodes the following:
- a CDS encoding carbon-nitrogen hydrolase; this encodes MSAARKEGPGKFAVALVQMAMGTDPRENLEKGVDRVREAARGGAQVVCLPELFRSRYFCQTEETAFFDLAEPLPGPTTDALSAAARDAGVVVIAPVFERRAPGVCHNSAAVIDADGTIAGIYRKMHIPDDPAFHEKFYFTPGDLGFRAFDTRVGRIGTLICWDQWYPEGARLTALAGASVLFYPTAIGWHPREKEEHGERQRDAWRTVQRGHAVANGVYLAAVNRVGKEVPGGGGEGIEFWGSSFLCGPQGEILTEASAEREEILFAEVDLARIEEVRRNWPFLRDRRIDAYGGITSRVLDGEPWGKGR
- the leuD gene encoding 3-isopropylmalate dehydratase small subunit codes for the protein MREKFLSLSTVGVPLDRKNVDTDAIIPARYLKTIKRTGLGEGLFFAWRYDMDGKEQPDFPLNRPSFRGGKVLVTGENFGCGSSREHAVWALMDFGFRAVIAPSFSDIFHNNCLKNGMLPVTLPAAAVRSLIDALLAAPGGKVEVDLEGQTVTGPNGDIHAFGVASFAKTCLLEGLDEIALTLTSAAEIDRYEREWKKTTPWLFLDLAG
- the leuC gene encoding 3-isopropylmalate dehydratase large subunit; translation: MPTLFEKIWDRHVVKARGDDVLLYIDRHLVHEVTSPQAFTGLSAAGRSVRRPGAMLAVPDHNVPTTPDRSVRIEDRGSREQIQALRENALGAGIALFDIDDPRQGIVHIIGPESGLVQPGITVVCGDSHTGTLGAFGAIAFGIGTSEVEHVLATQALWQKKPLQMRVAVNGTLGSFVTPKDIILAVIAKIGAAGGTGYALEFSGETVRRMSMEGRMTVCNMTIEAGARFGLIAPDEITFAYLTGRPLAPPTELRDAAVEYWKGLPSDLDAKWDLEVALAVDSLEPHVTWGTSPQDALPVGGAVPDPGDQADPGERARMRRALEYMALSPGTRMTDIPVDKVFIGSCTNSRIEDLRAAAAVAKGRKVAPGVTALVVPGSGLVKRQAEEEGLDRVFLDAGFQWRLPGCSMCLGMNPDKLRPGERCASTSNRNFEGRQGPGGRTHLMSPPMAAAAAIAGRIVDVREVAR
- a CDS encoding enoyl-CoA hydratase-related protein; translated protein: MSEVVQVERNGGVATIRMNRPERLNAYNPEMGKALLSAVSEASVDPSVRCVVLTGEGKAFSAGGDVDFMAAFPEEGHAKFLDFTIGLHALIASLRKAPKPVIAAVNGVAAGAGFSMALACDVAVAASSARFTLGYQNIGLSPDGGMTFFLARALGTQRAMEMTLFSKILSASLAAAAGLVQQVFPDAEFAAQTAALAERLSSGPTLAYARAKELYNRALSQPLETQLEEERQSIARSATTHDFREGVRAFLEKRPARFEGR